The sequence GGGTATTGCTGGATCAATCTCCATGGACTGGATGCCACGCGGAGTGGACTTAATCATGCGGATACGGCAACAAGCCATTGAGCCTGCCGCGAGAAGATTGGGGCAGTCTTGCTCAAAAGACGAGGGCGGACTACATCGGCAGTGTTGATGCTGCGATCAAGGCTTTTGAAAAACAGAAAGCATCGAATTGAGCGCCTGCTCGGACGATCAGGTTTGCCGATGCATTCCAGTTTGTCTATTCGCATTGCCAACTGATACGCAAAGCAACCGCCTGATCGGCGTCGACCGGCAACGATAACAGCCTACCGTCCCGCAACGCCCTTCACCGTCCGCGTCAATTCTCCAGGCCCGCGTTTGCGCGCCGCGGTTGGAGCACCAGGTCGGCCGCTTCCTGCGCGTCTTTGAGGAGCGTCCTGCGCGGCGTGCCCATCTGAGCACGCATGGTCAGCCCACGCGCCAGGTCGGTAACCTGGGTTGCGCGCGTTTCCAAGGGAAAGTCAGATGGAAGTTCTCCCGCGCTGATTGCGTCCCGGAAACGACCTTCCACCAGCGCAGTGCCACCGGCGGCCGCGTTTTGCAGGTACTGCCGGACTTCGGGGTCGTCCACAAGCGGCGCGACGCATATTAGAAGACAGCCCCGAGCGGACCCTTTTGCAGTCGCACTTTCGACGGCGTACCTCAAAAAACCCGTGATCGAGTCGCGAACACCCGGTGGTGAGAGCAGTGCCTTCGCGGCTAATGCGCCTTTCCGTTCTGCGTACACCTTCAGCGCGCGCAAGAATATTGTCCGCTTGTCCCCAAAGACGGCATACAGGCTTGGTCGTCCCACGCCCATTCCGGCGACGAGATCGTCGATCGTCACTCCGTCGAAGCCTTTCGACCAGAACACCTGAGTCGCC is a genomic window of Paraburkholderia sp. PREW-6R containing:
- a CDS encoding TetR/AcrR family transcriptional regulator, which gives rise to MIQNTTRPVGRPRSFDETGALEKATQVFWSKGFDGVTIDDLVAGMGVGRPSLYAVFGDKRTIFLRALKVYAERKGALAAKALLSPPGVRDSITGFLRYAVESATAKGSARGCLLICVAPLVDDPEVRQYLQNAAAGGTALVEGRFRDAISAGELPSDFPLETRATQVTDLARGLTMRAQMGTPRRTLLKDAQEAADLVLQPRRANAGLEN